In the genome of Lathyrus oleraceus cultivar Zhongwan6 chromosome 4, CAAS_Psat_ZW6_1.0, whole genome shotgun sequence, the window ttgcatatatgttttatttaaatattagttaaattaattatttgtttaaatgtttattttaattaaatatttatttatatcaaatgtttattttgtctaaagtaaatgtttatattgttttttatatttgtttatgttgttactaaccgtttcgtttcagtttcagctcgattaactccactaactattcgtaatactaactattcatagctaactgtgttgtaataatttactttctcgcattttttattttctgtattgtgtgtttaatcgtattgttcacgttttatgttaaaaaatcgaaaaatccaaaaagagaaacccgatgcgattcgaacggtcgccgtttaagaaacccttttcacacactcataagcttactcttgggctttcctgtaatgagcccatttatttattcTTTAGGGTCTAGGCTCGTTcaaatctaaaatcaacaaaacagactttcccttttcttttgggagaactacgtggattctgatttctccattgcgccttggagatacgtaggcatgaagtctacgactttatcgagtccaaaaacaataaaatcaagttcttttctcatctccccaatcaaatgatcaaagcgaaaaaagcaaagcattcacataaacataagcaaaaaggttcctgtggagtaccgcagatgtagagggtgctaataccttccctttgcataaccaacccccgaacccgtaactctaaagggatttatcgttatttttcccttcctctttttggataaaataaaagacggtggcgactcttgcatttaaaatatttttcaaacgggttaagttcaatcaatacttaatctcgtgaaaaatcccgtCGCGACAGaatggtgactctgctggggagtacatgattaaacttatttgagggtttagcctatctttgcttgtttatatgtttgctttgtgaatatttgctaaattgtattgtttgtaatgtttgttattttgggttttgggggatacttgtgataaatcctatacccggatttggggcacatttgagataggatggatgataattcaggttgacttgataggagacaatccttaccgagttgacttgagcctttgtccgcttggtggaggcctctttgagggtgatagtgataaacaagtcatttgtgaggcattgttgctttcgacgggcccgtgaagccaaggaccttagtttacctttaccccatcttggccttacttaggatgtgatgcggtgaccacttcggaccaaaagtctggtttggttgatacgcgatatcacactcaagcgagattcttttgagaataatattggaaagcgagcggttgcttaacccggtattatccgaagaaggatccataaccttgggaacttttagaacccgtttggcaggtgaaccttagaacttatcttggggctttgtcctaaactccatgctggtgatgaactttgagccttgtattgtttgaccatgtttgtgtttgttgcattcatgcatgacatgcattcattcccatcatttcaacctttttccaaggaacttaaagtgaggattgcaaatattgcaggaaacatggattttggacagagaagtgtgaaaaagtacaatctcatcaatccaaagatagatgaactaaagaaactggtttcttcgatcgcagatcctatcggtttcagagacagatatggggcacttatatctttattgacacttaggatggaagaagggttattgcagacattagtacagttctatgatccagtctatcactgtttcacattcccagactatcaactcatgcctacattggaagagtatgcccagttgcttcacatcccagttgctgatacagtacctttctctggttcagaaaagttacccgagcacagttctcttgcaaaagtgttgtacatgaagaagtcagaattcaagaataacttcaccaccaaaggaggacttccaggtttcactgccaggttcttaatggggaaggtttcttattttgccagtcaaggttgtgatattattatggagcatctgttcgccttgttgatctacggtttgttactatttcctaatattgaaggttttgtggattcatatgctatacgcatcttcctaagtggtaatcatgttccaactttgctcggagacacctatcattccatccattaccgtactttgaaaggaggaggaaccatagtctgctgtataccgttactctacaaatggtttgtctctcatcttcctaagtcagctactttttgggatcgcaagtcaggacttcagtggtcacagaggattatgtctcttacccagtcagatattgcatggtatagtagagttttatacgatgtgaagatcattgatagttgcggggagttccccaatgtgcccctcatgggcacaaagggaatcatttcttataatccagtacttgctaggagacaactcggttaccctatgaaggacaagcctcctaacattcttttagaaggtattttcttgagggataacaaggaggaccctaccatgaaagagagagtagtaagagcttggcatcgcgtttgtcgcaaagggagacttgaattgggtaagaaagattgtacctcctatgagccgtacctccagtggatcagagccagagctatacagttgaaaatgccatacccacatcatgatcctatcaaacccgctccgttgaagaccctctaccttccgctagatgacaaagaagaactccaagccaccttggagagggtcaagaaagagagagacgcttggaaggataaggcccaggtgctcgaaatggaaaatgaagaacttcagagacagttaaaggagcagagtggagaagatcgtgcaggtaaacgtccaagggtgcaagaggatttattttcctcaggcacaacagattactcccagattccacagtcctcaggtgcatggaaaggtcttgtagacagtttggtgaaggagaaagcttttatgcagaaggcctatgaagaaagaattgagagacttgaaggacaactcctacttgtttatgctcgtcTTGATGATACATGTccttaaatggttttcttggttgtattttgggttgataactttgtatattttgataaaaatgcttaaaatgaaaaattttgttttgttatcaaaaatgtttgcaattctatcttttccttcacttagagttccttggaaaatcattcattttgcatatccatgcatcacgtgcatacaggttgtctgtcttggtccagtcttctaacagttgcttcccgccagcagatccatttcaagctgacgcataattacaacataagagccaactacaaaagaagaatggagataacagataacgagaaccgagaattgaaagctcaggttgaccgtctttctgctatggtcgagacattgatagcaaaccaagcagcccaagctgctcaacttcaaacagcacaagctcaggttgccgaagcacaagatgcacaaatccaggcgcaagcacaggcagcagagatgcgcaaccaaatgttaaccgccagtctacaagcagaggaagcccaggctagggctcaagttcataattcaggacagacttcggcacagaatcaacctcaaattcagaatcagacaacagcagcacccgtcactacagtcatcgcttcagaaatcaacgctgtcccagtcacttctgttaccatcacagcatcccgtccttgggaaatacccagggatcttaatcaagatagatatcaacaagagttcgttccaccaaatgctcctgtcttcactaatgtgcctcccgttgttcactatactcctcacctaggagaacctgtctatcacggccctaccccaagtgaggatcctggtctcaatgatagaatggatgaattccaggatcagtttgcggaattacaaaaagagataaaagctcTTCGTGGGAAAGAACTGTTTGGCAGAGATGTAAATGATATGTGTTTGGTTCCAGACGTAAGGATGCCAACAAAATTTAAACTACCAgaatttgaaaagtacaaaggaagTTCTTGTCCACAGACCCATTTGGTTATGTACGTGCGAAAGATGTCAATGTACACCAACAACCAAAGGATGCTCATGCATTGTTTTCAAGACAGCCTTACCGGTGCAGCTTTACGCtggtatatgggattagacagttctcagatcaagactttcaacgatttaggcgaggcctttatcaaacattacaaatacaaccttgataatgtgccagaccgagatcagttgaggtcCATGCAACAAAGAGAAAAGGAGACATTCCGTGAATACGCGCAAAGGTGGCGCGAAATTGCAGCACAGGTTGTTCCACCtatggaagaaaaggagatgacgaAAGTGTTCTTAAAGACTCTTGATACTTTTTATTAAGAGAGGATGATTGCAAGCGCTCCTACAGACTTTACTGACATGGTAAACATGGGAGTCCGTTTAGAGGAAGCAGTTCGAGAAGGGCGTCTAGTCAGAGAAGGAAGTTCATCTTCAAGCGGGGCAAAGAGGTACGGCGGTTTTATGAAAAAGAAGGAACAAGAAACTAATGTTGTGTCCTATAATCATCCAAGAAGGATCAATTATCCTTACCATTCCCAACACCAACATATAGCAGCCGTGACTCCAGTAATCACTTCCGCTCCAGTTCAAGTCCAATACCCTCAGCAGCGTACCAACCGCTTCCAACAGAAtactcagtatcagcaacaacatcaacctcaacaacatcaacatcagtTACAACAACGTCCATTACAGCAGCAAAGAAGAAccaattttgatccaattccaatgtcatatgcagaattgtatccagCTTTGATCACTAAAAACCTTGTGCAACCACGACCACGACCTCTTGTACCAGAAGTGCTACcttggtggtacaagccagaggTATCTTGTCCCTTTCATCAGAATGCTCCAGGTCATGACTTAGACAACTGTTTTGCTTTAAAGTTGGAAGTACAGAAGTTGACAAGAGCAGGTATCCTGACCTTCAAGAACATGGGTCCCAATGTGAAGGACAATCCAATGCCAAGTCATGGTCCTTCATCAGTGAACAATATAGAAGTTTGTCTCAATGAACAAAGTGTTACGAAGATAGAGGAGATTCGGCGGTCTTTGGTTGAAATTCGTTCTGTTTTATGTGCTCATGGTCTATTCCAACATGACCACCAGATCTGTGGTACATGTTCAGTCAATTCAAGAGGTTGTAGAAAGATTCAAGATGATTTGCAAGGCGTCCTTGATCAGGGTTTGATTCAGATTTCTAGACAAGTGAGTTCTCCAGAATCACAAGAACAAGAGGTGAATGTCATCATTCCTTGCTTCAACATTCCAGAGAAAGTAGAGATAGCTTATCATCCGAGGGAGCCAGTGGTGATTTGCCCTCCGGGCCCAATGCCTTACACTTCAGATAAAGCGGTCCCCTACCGCTATGCAGCAACTATTATTGAGAACGGTAAAGAGGTCGAGATTAAAACCTTAGCCTCAATTACCAATATCGCAGCAAATAGCCGAATGACGCGCAGTGGCCGCGTGTTCGCTCCGCCGGTTATCCCAAGTAGAAATGTTGAGAAAGATCCAGTAGTCGTGGTACCAATGACAAGAGAAGCAGAAGGGCAAACAAGCAATTCAACCCTTGATAAAGAAACAGATGAACTACTTAGAATTATCAAGCTCAGTGACTACAAAGTGGTAGATCAGTTGCTacagacaccgtcaaaaatctcgaTCCTGTCCTTATTATTGAATTCAGTTGCCACAGAGAAGCACTACTGAAGGTGCTTGATCAAGCCTTTGTAGAACAGGATATAACAGCAGAGCAGTTCAACAATGTTGTAGGCAGCATCACTTCGTGCAATGGCTTAggcttttgtgatgaagaactgCCAGAAGAAGGAAAGAATCACAACTTCGCTCTCCATATCTCAGCCAATTGTCAAGGGGATTCTTTGTCTAATATCCTAATTGACACCGGTTCATCTCTGAATGTCATGCCCAAGTCTACCTTGGTGAAGCTAAAGTACATAGGGGGCAAATGCGGCACAGTGGAATTATTGTGAAAGCGTTCGATGGATCAAGAAAATCAGTCATTGGAGAAGTTGATTTGCCTATTGGTATTGGACCACATGTattccagatcactttccaggttatggatataGTGCCAGCTTATAGCTGTCTGCTCGGAcgcccatggattcatgaggcggATTCCATTACATCCACGTTACACCAGAAGTTTAAAATTTTCAAGAATGGGCAAATAGTGACGGTTATGGGGAGCAGGCTATGCTGATTAGCCACCTTTCATCGTTTAGTGTGATAGAAGCAGACGAAACGGCTATTCAAACTCCATTTCAGGCCCTGACCATCGATGATTACAAGAAAAGTGAAGGTTCAATCGCGTCATTCAAAGACGCCCAGCAGATTGTCAAGACAGGTCCTACAGAAATGTGGGGCAAGGTGATAGAGTTGCCAGAAAACGTTAACCATGCAGGATTAGGCTTTGTTGATGGAAAACAAGTGCAGACTTCAGTGGTGCGACCTTTCAAAGATATCTTTCACAGCAGTGGGTTTATCAACATGGTAGCAGTTGAGGAGGATACTTTTGAGGGAAAGACAGAAGACGAAGGCCCCAGATTTGTGACACCaggagtagttatgaagaactggaccgcagttgacatcccacattgtgtccacatatcaaagtaattaagcttttcagttttcaaaaatcttccgctttagcccaaagcgcgaagcattaattttgtaa includes:
- the LOC127137950 gene encoding uncharacterized protein LOC127137950, whose amino-acid sequence is MVNMGVRLEEAVREGRLVREGSSSSSGAKRYGGFMKKKEQETNVVSYNHPRRINYPYHSQHQHIAAVTPVITSAPVQVQYPQQRTNRFQQNTQYQQQHQPQQHQHQLQQRPLQQQRRTNFDPIPMSYAELYPALITKNLVQPRPRPLVPEVLPWWYKPEVSCPFHQNAPGHDLDNCFALKLEVQKLTRAGILTFKNMGPNVKDNPMPSHGPSSVNNIEVCLNEQSVTKIEEIRRSLVEIRSVLCAHGLFQHDHQICGTCSVNSRGCRKIQDDLQGVLDQGLIQISRQVSSPESQEQEVNVIIPCFNIPEKVEIAYHPREPVVICPPGPMPYTSDKAVPYRYAATIIENGKEVEIKTLASITNIAANSRMTRSGRVFAPPVIPSRNVEKDPVVVVPMTREAEGQTSNSTLDKETDELLRIIKLSDYKVVDQLLQTPSKISILSLLLNSVATEKHY